In the genome of Carya illinoinensis cultivar Pawnee chromosome 13, C.illinoinensisPawnee_v1, whole genome shotgun sequence, the window TGGACTATAAATCTTATCTGAgatcaataatatttctttcattttttttttcatttgaccaaaagttattaaatatctttttaGCCTCACTCATTCCTTTCATCTATACAATCTCATCCTATTAGCAtcttaacaatatatatatttatctttcttttacCCTTAATCATTCATTATACACTTCTCGGTAACACTTGacttaaaaatttaaacctgttttttattttttattttttttcctttctttttatctaTCCTCATTTAAACACATGTATCCATttagagttttactacatacaagtacagtcgcgcattaatctgtgtactaatactgatttattcatacttaaattttaaattaacactattttcaataaaatatactttttgatcaatcacatcatattgatgcacagattagtacacaattatacttacaactatatttttccatccaTTTATAATCACCATACATACTGGTCAaacaaataaccaaaaaaaaataaaaaagccagACAAAATAAGGAGCAGCAAGTTGTAAGGGGACCCACATCGGCAAAACCTCCTCTACAAAGCACACTTGCAATCTGCATAAATTAATTAGAGAAACAATTGTTACAACAGTTAACAagtatcgtataattatttaaataaataaatataaaatttatataaaaaaaattaatattttaataatatatctttttttttttttttttaaatgctggtacaatatttataaactactatattaagtattactaatttGAAGACAGGCTTTTCATGCTACCCGAGGGACACCAAAACTCACTCACGTGGGTCCcgcttttataaattctttattTCTTTGACAAATtagagttgttttttttttttttggggggggtggTTTCATTTTCCTGTGCCTTATCATCATACTATTACTATAATAGAATCTTTGATTGTTACATACATTTTTCTTCTCACAAAACGGAAGCCCAatcttataattaataaataactaatagcAATAAACATCTAAGATCATAGACAGAAAGTCATACACGCGGCAATATCCCATTGCTACCATCACACAGTGcttatcatattcaaactaAACCCACCACCATTGTCTCGTCGTAAATATCACGATTTTCTAACCTCCACTACAACCAAATTTATCAGGTCCGACAGTTACCCAAATGACCAAAAGCCCCCaaatcattcttcaaattttcacacgCTTGCCCCTTGAGCTTAGCTGTTCTTCTCCATACgaaacaaacaaagaaattcgcataaaattttaagaaaaaaaccaGGCCATCACCGTAAACCACAATAATCTTCCATTtccaaccaaataaaaaaaaaaaagaaaaaaaaaaagcgaaaACACAAgcaccaaataaaaataaataagatcatCAAAGATTGAACGAGAACACGAACAATCGGAGAGAATTTGATCTTCTTCTACAACAATCCCTCTGTCTCTCTgtccccccccctctctctctctctagggttGAGAGAAATTCCCCCATCTCTATGAGATTTCCAATCCTTGATTTTAATTCTAGAGATCTTTTTCTGGAATTCTACAAATAATCAGACTCTGACAATTTTGGCGGCCTTGACCACGGGATTTTCCCTGGCGATGGCTTCGCGCCCGGCTGCCTTGTAGTCGTAGCTGCAGACATGGCGGTCGGTGTACCGATGCTCCGAGCAGAAGAGCTCTCCACAGCGGCACCGGAAACCGGTCAACCCGACCTTCCTTCTGCACCCGGAGCACCGGTTCACCTCCGATCTCGGCCGATCCGACGAAGAAAACGCAGTTTTTAACTCCTTGATCGTCTCCGCCGATCGCGACGAGCTGGATCTATGAATCTTCTGTGGCAACTTGTTAGACAAAGACGATGAAGACAACGTCGTAGCTTTTGCTGTTGCTGCGGTGGTGGTTGTGGTGGTAGCGTTGAAGCACTTCTGGCACATGTTGTTGGTGGCTGGGTTTCCCGTGACGCCGCAGTTGTTGACGCAAAGAGGTATCGTTTCTGGAACCTTGAACTCCGTCTCTTCCTTGCCTGTTTTCTGagccatttttcttctttaagctgggttttttctttttatcaaattttggaaTCCGAGAGGTTtcagagagaggaagagaaggacGCTGGGAAAAGCTTGGTTTCGTTTGgtgggcgagagagagagagagagagaaatggggGATTTGAAGGGATTGAGAGGTCGGTAATGGCGATGGAATATGGGCCTCATAGAGACGCGTATCAAGCAATTTTTTTGGGTTTGCGAAATTACGGTAATGGCCTCGGCTGTTCCTCGGTTTGTTTTCTCTCTCTGTCGATTGGGTCTGACGTGTAAATCGTCAGTATTTAGTCAGGTGTGGGACCCGCCTTTCCACCATTTCATATGAAATAAAACCATATCTTCAAATTTAATTGTCCCTATTATCCTCATTTTCACGCTTACTTCCCAAAttattttctctatatttattctattatttgtctgtttctttcctttttttttttttttttttaaataataagtatttaatttcctttttaaaaaaaagtttatgagCATATCCAATGTTAAGTTATTCCAATCAGAACAGTTTTCCAATAATTACGGGAGGATGTCAGGTTTAGAGATAATATTGaagagattattattattattattattattattattattattattattattattattattattgctgtTAGATTATTATGTGGCCAAATCTTGGTTTGTCACTTACAATACTTTCTGGAGGGAAAAGTGCAAATTCTCCACTGATCACATCACAAAAATTTATGATAATTTGGTTGAGAAAGACTCAAAGTGAAGGTCAGGTTAGCTTAATAAGCAAgcgattttgtattttattgtaTTGTATTGGTAGCAGAATTCGGTGCTTGTTGGTAATTGTGAGTTTGTTCACTATAATTCATcctaagaaagaaaatacaatgtTGGTTTATTTaatggattatttttattttccatttaaaTTAGAGCATTGGTATTGATTTTTCTACATGAATCTTTTTTTATCATCctgtaatatagtattagatgaTAAGTTTACACgtgatatataataaataatttataattatctaataacatattataaaataatgagacGATGAGTAGCATTACTTATTTCATAAGTTGATTTTAATAGATAGGAAAgagaaaatagtaaaatatatttgGAGAGTAAATGATACTTCTTTAAActtgaataaatattatttataattatgtaaaattttaaaaatgtataatttaatatagattaatttaaaaaaatattatggaaatattaaaataaatattaaaatacatttttaaattACCAATACTCTTAAtcctttaaaaaagaagaaacagcAGTAGAAATTCAATGCATCTTTCAAAAGATAGTTGAGATATTTTAAACAGTACGTTATTATTTATGAATGAATAGGCTAGCAataattttaagtttataatgaaaaaagaaatatatatattaaaaaaaagggaggAGCAAAATGGGAATTTCACACATATTGTTGGTGACCGTGACAAAGGGCATTTTCTCACGTCCAGCTTTATAAAGCCGCCCTATCTGACCGCATCCCCGAGGTGAGGACCCCTCCACTTTTCGTTCTCCAAGCAAGTCGCTCTCGTACTCGCCTTGACGAACACGTGTGCATGACACCGGTCCCCCGCCACCTCTCGAGCTTGTCATCTCCAATCCTGGGCGTGAGAGATGGCTGGTCAATTGATGGAACCTCCTCCTAAAACTTAAATAAGGTAACGCGTACTTAATTTATATCTcgaataaaaaagattaaatagccacaataataataataataaaaacacgtCACATTAAAATCAAGTTGACGCTTCTGTTCATGTAATTTGACGATAAGCACGAGTAGTTTAATTGTAATCTAATTTACAGCTGCCATCCgactaatatatatgtatatttttttttgaaaggggggggggggattctTTTATCATGTCAATTAGCGGAGTGTACGCACGCGCCTGAAAAGACTTGCACGACTTGAAAGCGTCTTGATGTTGACATAATCTGAAAATCCAAGACGATGATCAGACGGTTGTAATTGGCCTACTCGTTCCTCGTACGTGGCGGAGGAACACTGTATGTGTTGGAAGGAAAATGGCCTCACATCTTCCTTAGCCAACCACGTAGGTTCGCTCTCATCAGCTTGTAATGATTTtacctaaaataaaaaatgaaaatgaaactgaCTAATGAGAGAGGTCTTCTGGAAGCAGACccgaaaagataaataaataaataaaaatctcaagatTTTTTCGAATATTTGTTCGGGTCGGGTCCTTGTTGAACTTAATAGTAATTGGAATTTTGAAATGATTATAGTTATATTAGGAAAGTATTATCGTAAAGATCCTTACATTTGTTCAAAGACGTCCATACACATACggtacacatacatacatacatacataatcaCGCATCACGGATACCTTTAATTATAgattcatatattattttatacatatatgataaattataaatatctccCGCTCGATAAATAGAAagttttatctttcttttttctttttttttaatttttttagtacaAAAGATGAGAAGGTCGaacttgattattttatttagagatgaaaaaatctagttataagcGATTCTATATACCAATACATATATCCATCTAATTTAATTAGTCAGAAAGTAgactttattgaaaacattatcaatttgaattttgaatttaaagtCATTAACATTATTATGTAGATTGGTACGTAAGTTTGCTTGtacgtaataaaactctttAGAGATACAATCTCATGCCATCACATCCAAAAGCAGTCCCGccttttagaattttattacatacaaacaaagtcgtgtactaatttacatatcaatactgattcatttatatttaaattttaaattaatactgttttcaataaaatttattttttgactaattatattaaattagtgtataatcatatttacaactagattttttttactttttatattgtAATAATGAGTATCAAAG includes:
- the LOC122291903 gene encoding zinc finger A20 and AN1 domain-containing stress-associated protein 5 — protein: MAQKTGKEETEFKVPETIPLCVNNCGVTGNPATNNMCQKCFNATTTTTTAATAKATTLSSSSLSNKLPQKIHRSSSSRSAETIKELKTAFSSSDRPRSEVNRCSGCRRKVGLTGFRCRCGELFCSEHRYTDRHVCSYDYKAAGREAIARENPVVKAAKIVRV